A section of the Lutra lutra chromosome 3, mLutLut1.2, whole genome shotgun sequence genome encodes:
- the LOC125094676 gene encoding RING finger protein 223: protein MAAPASDSGGGERSPSSRPGSSAGAGVAAAGARDSGDAGARSAAVKVPSLPPLEDYECKICYNYFDADRRAPKLLACLHTFCQECLSQLQLRAAAAASASAASERPLRPPPWHGPPGAIACPVCRHRTPLPDSRVHGLPNNTKLAEAFPLALRAAHDPLPQDRLPPLPARRAAPAAAPTPAPPPPPAEDTAPGPRARAGLRAPGAYESCQNCKRAALTAGCVCVVFSFLSMVVLLFTGLIFVNHYGGGGGGVPPGGGAPPGAAPATGSPSPSPVGPICLSVASILALFSVVVTWVICWLKYRPDGAAAGSAGGGGGGPRARAAAGGGTRRSDT from the coding sequence ATGGCAGCGCCGGCGAGCGACAGCGGCGGCGGCGAGCGAAGCCCAAGCAGCAGACCGGGGAGCTCGGCAGGAGCCGGGGTCGCCGCGGCGGGAGCCCGGGACAGCGGGGACGCGGGAGCTCGGAGCGCCGCGGTTAAGGTCCCCAGCCTCCCTCCGCTCGAGGACTACGAGTGCAAAATCTGCTACAACTACTTCGACGCGGACCGGCGCGCGCCCAAGCTGCTGGCGTGCCTGCACACCTTCTGCCAGGAGTGCCTGAGCCAGCTGCAGCTCcgcgctgccgccgccgcctctGCCAGCGCAGCGTCTGAGCGCCCTCTGCGACCGCCGCCCTGGCACGGCCCGCCTGGCGCCATCGCGTGCCCCGTGTGCCGCCACCGCACGCCGCTGCCCGACAGCCGCGTGCACGGCCTGCCCAACAACACCAAGCTCGCCGAGGCCTTCCCGCTGGCCCTGCGCGCGGCGCACGACCCGCTGCCCCAGGACCGCCTCCCGCCGCTGCCGGCGCGCCGCGCCGCACCCGCCGCCGCCCCgaccccggccccgccgccgccgccagctGAGGACACCGCTCCCGGACCCCGCGCCCGCGCGGGCCTGCGCGCCCCGGGCGCCTACGAGAGCTGCCAGAACTGCAAGCGCGCCGCGCTCACCGCCGGCTGCGTGTGCGTcgtcttctccttcctctccatggTGGTGCTGCTCTTCACCGGCCTCATCTTCGTCAACCActacggcggcggcggcgggggggtaCCTCCCGGCGGCGGGGCGCCCCCTGGCGCTGCCCCGGCAACCGGGTCGCCCTCGCCTTCGCCCGTGGGGCCTATCTGCCTGTCGGTGGCCAGCATCCTGGCGCTCTTCTCGGTCGTCGTCACTTGGGTCATCTGCTGGCTCAAGTACCGGCCCGACGGCGCGGCCGCGGGCTCGGCTGGGGGCGGCGGAGGTGGCCCGAGGGCGCGGGCTGCGGCGGGAGGCGGCACGCGGAGGAGCGACACGTAG